From the genome of Ziziphus jujuba cultivar Dongzao chromosome 6, ASM3175591v1, one region includes:
- the LOC107405278 gene encoding uncharacterized protein LOC107405278 translates to MEEKEKKKKINNQNKKQKHQHPNDQTTKTSDFSFKPSSDVKGIRFGGQFIVKSFTIRRARPLELLQLLSFPPTTSTTIPTPTPTPTNNTNTNTITNNYSGNKSNTKNANNHKLLFPSTTAFLPTNFTILAHHVWRTLTLRLGTKKSKVLLFMFETESMKVSVDGVCPSEIPLGEVNKRPVRGLTGCEMARFKFRKGCVK, encoded by the coding sequence atggaagaaaaagagaagaagaagaagatcaacAACCAAAACAAGAAGCAAAAACACCAGCACCCAAATGACCAAACCACAAAAACTTCAGATTTCTCTTTCAAACCCAGCTCTGATGTAAAAGGTATTCGTTTCGGCGGGCAATTCATTGTTAAATCCTTCACGATCCGTCGTGCTAGGCCATTAGAACTCCTTCAACTCCTTTCTTTCCCACCCACAACAAGTACCACCATACCCACACCCACACCCACACCCACCAACAACACCAACACCAACACCATAACCAACAATTACAGTGGCAATAAATCAAACACCAAGAACGCAAACAACCACAAGCTTCTGTTCCCTTCAACCACAGCTTTCTTGCCCACAAACTTCACAATCTTGGCTCACCATGTTTGGCGCACACTCACTCTCAGGCTGGGAACCAAGAAATCCAAAGTCCTTCTCTTCATGTTCGAAACCGAAAGCATGAAGGTCTCGGTGGATGGGGTTTGCCCATCGGAGATTCCGCTAGGCGAAGTGAACAAGAGGCCGGTCAGGGGCTTGACTGGGTGCGAGATGGCTCGGTTCAAGTTTAGAAAAGGGTGTGTCAAATGA
- the LOC107435670 gene encoding thaumatin-like protein, with protein MSFFQNLSIFFFLLFTLAFPSADAAVFDIRNNCPFTVWAAAIPGGGRKLDRGQTWSINVKAGTTQARIWARTKCNFDGAGRGKCETGDCGGILQCQAYGQPPNTLAEYALNQFNNLDFIDISLVDGFNVPMEFSPTSGGCSKVIRCTADINGQCPNELRAPGGCNNPCTVFKTDQYCCNSGSCGPTRYSKFFKDRCPDAYSYPKDDATSTFTCPGGTNYKVIFCP; from the coding sequence ATGAGCTTCTTTCAAAACctctccattttcttcttccttctcttcaCTCTCGCCTTTCCCTCGGCAGATGCAGCCGTTTTCGACATCCGAAACAACTGTCCCTTCACGGTTTGGGCTGCCGCCATCCCTGGAGGTGGCCGGAAGCTCGACAGAGGCCAAACTTGGTCCATCAATGTGAAAGCCGGCACAACACAGGCTCGCATTTGGGCTCGAACCAAATGCAACTTCGACGGAGCCGGACGGGGAAAATGCGAGACCGGTGACTGTGGGGGAATCCTACAATGCCAAGCCTATGGCCAGCCTCCGAACACTCTGGCAGAATACGCACTCAACCAGTTCAACAACTTGGATTTCATTGATATCTCGCTCGTCGACGGGTTCAACGTTCCGATGGAGTTCAGCCCTACGTCAGGTGGATGCAGCAAGGTGATTAGATGCACGGCCGATATCAATGGACAGTGCCCAAATGAGTTGAGGGCACCGGGCGGCTGCAACAACCCATGTACGGTGTTCAAGACTGATCAGTACTGCTGCAACTCCGGGAGCTGTGGGCCTACGAGATACTCGAAGTTTTTCAAGGATCGTTGCCCTGACGCTTATAGCTATCCTAAAGATGATGCAACGAGCACTTTTACTTGTCCTGGAGGAACTAACTACAAGGTTATCTTCTGTCCTTGA